One genomic region from Vibrio cyclitrophicus encodes:
- a CDS encoding ABC-F family ATPase: MISTANITQQFGAKPLFENISVKFGEGNRYGLIGANGCGKSTFMKILSGELEPTAGNVSYDPNERVAKLNQDQFAYEEFTVIDTVIMGHKELWAIKQERDRIYSLPEMSEEDGMKVADLEVQFAEMDGYMAEAKAGELLLAVGIEESMHFGLMSEVAPGWKLRVLLSQVLFADPHIMLLDEPTNNLDMDTIKWLEDTLNQRNCTMIIISHDRHFLNSVCTHMADLDYGELRLFPGNYDEYMTAATQARERLLSDNAKKKAQIAELQTFVSRFSANASKAKQATSRAKQIDKIQLDEVKASSRQNPFIRFEQSKELFRNALVVENLSQGFEEDLYSKFDAIFEVGERVAIIGENGVGKTTLLNTLAGALEPRTGEYKWSENSNIGYYAQDHAHDFEEDMNLFDWMSQWRQEGEDEQVVRGFLGRMLFGQDDIKKSVKVISGGEQGRMLLGKIMMHKPNILLMDEPTNHMDMESIEALNLALENYKGTLFFVSHDRVFVDSLATRVLEIKDGKINDFRGTYAEFLKARG, encoded by the coding sequence TTGATCTCCACAGCAAATATCACCCAACAATTCGGCGCTAAGCCACTTTTCGAAAATATTTCAGTTAAGTTCGGCGAAGGCAACCGCTACGGTCTAATCGGCGCGAATGGCTGTGGTAAATCGACATTCATGAAGATCCTATCAGGTGAACTTGAGCCGACTGCCGGTAACGTAAGCTACGATCCAAACGAGCGCGTTGCAAAACTAAACCAAGACCAATTCGCTTACGAAGAATTCACGGTAATCGACACGGTTATCATGGGTCACAAAGAGCTTTGGGCTATTAAACAAGAGCGTGACCGCATTTACTCTTTGCCAGAAATGAGCGAAGAAGACGGCATGAAAGTGGCTGACCTTGAAGTTCAGTTCGCTGAAATGGACGGCTATATGGCAGAAGCGAAAGCGGGTGAGCTTCTTCTTGCGGTAGGTATTGAAGAATCAATGCACTTCGGCCTGATGAGCGAAGTAGCACCGGGTTGGAAACTTCGTGTTCTATTGTCTCAAGTACTGTTTGCAGACCCGCATATCATGCTTCTTGACGAACCAACGAACAACTTGGACATGGACACGATCAAGTGGTTGGAAGATACGCTAAACCAACGTAACTGCACAATGATCATCATTTCGCACGACCGTCACTTCCTAAACTCTGTTTGTACACACATGGCTGACCTTGATTACGGCGAACTTCGTCTATTCCCAGGTAACTACGATGAGTACATGACGGCTGCGACTCAGGCTCGTGAGCGTCTACTGTCAGACAATGCTAAGAAGAAAGCACAAATCGCTGAACTTCAAACGTTCGTTTCTCGTTTCTCTGCTAACGCATCTAAAGCGAAACAAGCGACGTCTCGTGCTAAACAAATCGATAAAATTCAACTAGACGAAGTTAAAGCGTCTAGCCGTCAAAACCCATTTATCCGTTTCGAACAGTCAAAAGAGCTATTCCGTAACGCGCTTGTGGTTGAAAACCTATCCCAAGGTTTTGAAGAAGACCTATACAGCAAGTTCGATGCAATTTTCGAAGTTGGTGAGCGTGTTGCTATCATCGGTGAAAACGGTGTAGGTAAAACAACACTACTTAACACACTAGCTGGCGCTCTTGAGCCTCGCACTGGTGAGTACAAGTGGTCTGAAAACTCAAACATCGGTTACTACGCTCAAGATCATGCTCATGATTTCGAAGAAGACATGAACCTGTTTGATTGGATGAGTCAATGGCGCCAAGAAGGTGAAGACGAGCAGGTTGTTCGTGGTTTCCTAGGTCGTATGTTGTTTGGTCAAGATGACATTAAGAAATCTGTAAAGGTTATTTCTGGTGGTGAGCAAGGTCGTATGCTTCTTGGTAAGATTATGATGCATAAGCCAAACATCCTACTAATGGATGAACCAACAAACCACATGGATATGGAGTCTATCGAAGCGCTTAACTTGGCTCTTGAGAACTACAAAGGCACATTGTTCTTCGTATCTCACGACCGTGTATTTGTAGACTCGCTAGCGACCCGTGTTCTTGAAATCAAAGATGGCAAGATCAACGACTTCCGCGGTACATACGCTGAATTCTTGAAAGCTCGTGGCTAA
- a CDS encoding DUF3306 domain-containing protein, translating to MATNFFSRWSQRKLDESTDESQETEQTLEITESSSEISSGQSNASSEIEQVDTEASTETTLSSAGAEEATDVQGLAPEEDVSVAQLLVSEASESVKKAALRKLFLSEEFNVRDGLDDYDDDYSNLKSLSEGVAETLRDWVKDKTEEETTLEEEQVIDNKDEGDVLEGTESDLEVSDNELETSESAEIAEEEKELYKNTVPDIGAAISDEADLKKMGQNIPHKE from the coding sequence ATGGCAACTAACTTTTTTAGTCGTTGGTCTCAACGAAAGCTTGATGAATCTACTGACGAGTCTCAGGAAACAGAACAAACGCTTGAGATAACTGAATCTTCTTCTGAGATTTCGTCAGGTCAGTCAAATGCATCCTCTGAGATCGAACAAGTCGATACTGAAGCTTCTACTGAAACGACGTTGTCATCAGCAGGCGCTGAAGAGGCGACTGATGTTCAAGGTTTAGCGCCAGAAGAAGACGTTTCTGTTGCTCAATTATTGGTTTCAGAAGCATCAGAAAGCGTAAAAAAAGCGGCGTTGCGTAAATTATTCCTCTCAGAAGAGTTCAACGTTCGTGATGGTTTAGATGATTACGACGATGATTACAGTAATTTGAAGTCTCTTTCTGAAGGGGTTGCAGAAACCTTGCGTGATTGGGTTAAAGATAAAACAGAAGAAGAAACTACGCTAGAAGAAGAGCAAGTCATTGATAATAAAGATGAGGGTGACGTTTTAGAAGGTACTGAAAGCGATCTTGAGGTCTCTGACAATGAACTTGAAACGTCAGAAAGTGCCGAAATAGCCGAAGAAGAAAAAGAACTGTATAAAAACACAGTTCCCGATATTGGCGCTGCAATATCAGACGAAGCTGACCTGAAAAAAATGGGACAAAATATACCACACAAAGAATAG
- a CDS encoding ATP-binding protein, protein MRSLSRFLLLLLAMLSWPSHANLEYDLQSQPQVSNAVKALDNRINALPDPLFMDELDKRKVNTLLAEVLRVQNQQITTFDQQLLAYKENNNVDLWFAVESSYVTLNSLNVSKQHLLEQTTTANKERLTGFGPYGVTQFKQEWDLTKLNVEYLVYFQIRSFKALVNDIFISPVPVIGASLKVLFIYFGLVWWLANSTRLIELFRINFLEAKTNPPFLVRVIWYISRADRAIAWLIAITLSLRVLSSISSLQHLIFLEIFTWWILGGSIAISFILEFAYRLGRTSNQEVIALRLSTIRRYVWSFIIAGVILQISSITLGKGTIYSWIYSVLFFWFVLVTISVLRLWRAKVFDTLQHISDRPVWVNWAVNRKDTFLLNIVATALGIAWLSVYNFQHRIMALLSNYTLFSQALAYLFRIEVAKQSDLDKNQQNLVRIKGDQTFEYILPGSIDSTLIDYAGDEVKQLSRYLMSDSPAICIVSGERGVGSTTLLYTLLHKVSNAEPVYVSCPYAGYQEFLAHLAVSIGLDEEATEIQILAHLRKSETTYLIAIDNAQRLVKPMVGGLSDLIRLTNLLRRSKKNHRVVMSIAKSSWRFVDRARGERLLFDLVCFLPRWTEKQVSELLTSRINNELEKPLSFDGLVVPKQWDQDDMTEEERARKGFYRILWHYSDGNPTVALRFFRLSLNRNKETDQAVVRLFHVPEAQELENMPKPMLAVLRSIVQLEIASPEVLSECTQLSIAEITGILRYFESRGYIGWNEDKAKISDHWFRHITNVLDRQHLLVK, encoded by the coding sequence ATGCGTTCACTATCGCGCTTCTTATTGCTTTTATTAGCCATGCTCTCTTGGCCCAGTCATGCCAACTTGGAATATGACTTACAATCACAACCTCAGGTATCGAACGCAGTCAAAGCTCTGGACAACCGTATCAATGCCCTACCCGATCCTTTGTTTATGGATGAATTGGATAAACGCAAAGTCAACACTCTATTGGCTGAAGTGCTTCGAGTTCAAAATCAGCAAATCACGACATTTGACCAGCAGTTGTTAGCCTACAAAGAAAACAACAATGTCGATTTGTGGTTTGCGGTTGAGTCAAGCTACGTGACATTGAATAGTTTGAACGTCAGTAAGCAGCACCTGCTTGAACAGACGACCACTGCAAACAAAGAACGCCTGACAGGTTTTGGCCCTTATGGGGTAACTCAGTTTAAACAAGAGTGGGATCTGACTAAGCTCAACGTTGAATATCTGGTCTATTTTCAGATCCGTAGCTTCAAGGCGTTAGTTAACGATATCTTTATTTCGCCCGTACCTGTGATTGGCGCGTCGTTAAAAGTGTTGTTCATCTACTTCGGTTTAGTGTGGTGGCTTGCCAACAGCACTCGCTTGATTGAGTTGTTTCGAATTAACTTTCTTGAAGCGAAAACGAACCCTCCTTTCCTAGTTCGCGTGATTTGGTATATCAGCCGCGCTGATCGAGCGATTGCTTGGCTAATTGCCATTACACTTTCATTGAGAGTACTTTCTAGCATCTCTAGCCTGCAACACCTGATTTTCCTTGAGATCTTCACATGGTGGATTCTTGGTGGCTCGATTGCGATTAGCTTTATCCTCGAATTTGCTTACCGTTTAGGCCGCACATCTAATCAAGAAGTGATTGCTCTGCGTCTATCAACAATTCGCCGTTATGTGTGGAGCTTCATTATTGCGGGTGTGATTCTGCAAATATCGAGCATAACCCTGGGCAAAGGCACGATCTACAGTTGGATATACAGCGTTCTGTTTTTCTGGTTTGTGTTGGTTACTATCTCAGTTCTTCGATTATGGCGAGCAAAAGTATTCGATACATTACAACACATCTCCGATCGACCAGTATGGGTCAATTGGGCGGTAAACCGTAAGGACACTTTTCTCCTTAATATTGTTGCAACAGCGCTGGGGATCGCTTGGTTGAGTGTTTATAACTTTCAGCATCGAATCATGGCTCTACTTTCTAACTACACTCTGTTTAGTCAAGCCTTAGCTTATTTGTTTCGAATTGAAGTGGCGAAACAGTCTGACCTTGATAAGAACCAACAGAATTTAGTGAGGATAAAAGGCGACCAAACCTTTGAATACATTTTACCGGGTTCAATAGACAGCACGCTTATTGATTATGCCGGCGACGAGGTGAAACAGCTTTCTCGCTACCTCATGTCAGATAGCCCTGCAATTTGTATCGTGTCTGGCGAGCGTGGTGTTGGCTCAACGACTCTGCTTTATACCCTGCTGCACAAGGTGTCAAATGCCGAGCCAGTCTACGTAAGCTGCCCATATGCGGGGTACCAAGAGTTCCTAGCCCATCTAGCAGTGAGTATTGGTTTGGATGAGGAAGCCACCGAGATTCAGATTTTGGCGCATCTACGTAAAAGCGAAACCACTTATCTTATTGCGATTGATAATGCACAGCGCTTAGTCAAGCCTATGGTGGGCGGATTATCTGATCTTATCCGCCTAACAAACTTGCTTCGTCGTTCTAAAAAAAATCACCGTGTAGTCATGTCGATTGCCAAATCAAGCTGGCGCTTTGTTGATCGAGCTCGTGGTGAGCGCTTGTTGTTTGACCTGGTTTGCTTCCTTCCTCGTTGGACAGAAAAACAAGTGAGTGAGCTTTTAACGAGTCGCATCAACAACGAGTTAGAAAAGCCGTTGTCATTTGATGGCTTGGTGGTTCCTAAGCAGTGGGATCAAGATGACATGACAGAAGAGGAACGCGCTCGTAAAGGGTTTTATCGAATTCTATGGCATTACTCCGATGGTAACCCTACCGTTGCCCTGCGCTTCTTCCGTTTATCTCTGAATCGAAATAAAGAGACAGATCAAGCCGTGGTACGCTTGTTCCACGTACCAGAAGCTCAAGAGCTAGAAAACATGCCTAAACCTATGCTGGCTGTGCTTCGTTCTATCGTGCAGTTGGAAATCGCGTCGCCAGAAGTGCTGTCTGAATGTACTCAGTTGAGTATTGCTGAGATTACCGGGATTCTGCGTTATTTCGAAAGTCGCGGTTACATTGGTTGGAATGAAGACAAGGCTAAGATATCGGATCACTGGTTCCGTCACATTACTAACGTTCTCGACCGTCAACATTTATTGGTGAAGTGA
- a CDS encoding DUF3305 domain-containing protein, with translation MSETKEFKEQYEKTEAAWPIGVQRIEKEIKTGIWVTTQWELTGFELSPEYDTQDVCLLQLHKDERTDYRFNLSSQQPKLFLVMDNVDSGVKPVIQLLTASQTVAGQYMDGDNQVLSYDIPLPVQAWMEAFIGRHGELLEARRKKRKGAGRSNGN, from the coding sequence ATGTCTGAGACAAAAGAATTCAAAGAACAATATGAAAAAACTGAAGCAGCTTGGCCAATCGGTGTCCAAAGAATAGAGAAAGAGATCAAAACAGGTATCTGGGTAACCACGCAATGGGAATTGACGGGATTTGAACTGTCGCCAGAATACGATACCCAAGACGTTTGTTTGCTTCAATTACATAAAGACGAGCGTACAGACTACCGTTTCAACCTAAGCTCTCAGCAACCTAAGCTATTCTTAGTGATGGATAACGTCGATTCTGGTGTTAAGCCTGTGATTCAGTTACTTACGGCATCACAAACCGTTGCAGGGCAATACATGGACGGTGACAACCAAGTACTTTCATACGACATTCCGTTGCCTGTACAAGCTTGGATGGAAGCGTTTATCGGTCGTCATGGCGAGTTATTAGAAGCAAGACGTAAAAAACGCAAAGGCGCGGGTCGATCAAATGGCAACTAA
- the fdhD gene encoding formate dehydrogenase accessory sulfurtransferase FdhD — translation MVKPNIIKTSENPLQTIEVEVFDEYGEKLTKQIACERPLTVMLNWKEIVTLMTLGSRPESLVLGYLKNQSFLSDPEAVESIIIDWETSSAAVITKEDTSQLEQALKKKTVTSGCGQGTMYGNVMKQLEDYQVPQNKIKQSEIYTALEALTHYNDTYKKAGAVHGCAVCKDDKVLSFVEDVGRHNAVDTLAGEMWLNKESGEDKIFYTTGRLTSEMVIKVAQMGIPVLLSRSGVTQMGLDLAQKFGITTIARAKGLRFQVFTGADKIDFDVKGEQSAPGQKA, via the coding sequence GTGGTAAAACCAAACATAATAAAAACCAGCGAAAACCCACTTCAGACAATCGAAGTTGAAGTGTTCGACGAATATGGTGAGAAACTAACTAAACAGATCGCTTGCGAACGCCCTCTTACCGTGATGTTGAACTGGAAAGAGATCGTAACCCTGATGACACTCGGCTCTCGTCCTGAGTCATTAGTATTAGGTTATTTGAAAAACCAGAGCTTCCTTTCCGATCCCGAAGCGGTTGAATCTATCATCATCGATTGGGAAACCAGCTCTGCTGCGGTTATTACCAAAGAAGATACGAGCCAACTTGAGCAAGCGCTTAAGAAGAAAACAGTGACCTCTGGCTGTGGTCAAGGCACCATGTATGGCAACGTAATGAAGCAGTTGGAAGATTACCAGGTGCCTCAAAACAAGATTAAGCAATCTGAAATCTATACAGCGCTTGAAGCATTGACTCATTACAACGATACCTACAAGAAAGCCGGTGCGGTGCACGGTTGTGCGGTTTGCAAAGATGACAAGGTTCTATCGTTTGTTGAAGATGTTGGCCGACACAATGCCGTTGATACCTTAGCTGGTGAGATGTGGCTTAACAAAGAGTCAGGTGAAGACAAGATCTTCTATACCACAGGTCGTTTAACCTCTGAAATGGTCATCAAAGTAGCGCAGATGGGTATTCCTGTTCTGCTATCACGCTCTGGCGTAACGCAAATGGGCTTAGATTTGGCTCAAAAGTTCGGCATCACAACGATTGCTCGCGCTAAAGGCCTGCGTTTCCAAGTGTTCACGGGTGCAGACAAGATCGATTTTGATGTGAAAGGTGAACAATCAGCACCCGGACAAAAAGCGTGA
- a CDS encoding mechanosensitive ion channel family protein, giving the protein MKKLFVLLLVGLATTVSFPTYATEELANVENISKIASLVRWSGVFFSMIVIAAMWLLLKFINSLVTSFGSQFVQYRMLLQKLQSFTQFFIYVSTGLIVFMMSFRINDQILALIGGTLAVSVGFALKDLAASFIAGITVMIDRPFQVGDRVTFEGNYGDIITIGLRSVRMRTLNDDIITIPNNKFLNEVTTSGNYGALDMQVVIPFYVGMNEDITLARDLIQEAASSSRYIHLPKPVTVLVKQTITDNYLAIQLTCKAYVVDTAYEKLFETDITLRVMKEFRKHNINPPKISVAAH; this is encoded by the coding sequence ATGAAGAAGTTATTTGTCCTATTACTTGTTGGCTTAGCGACTACCGTGAGTTTTCCGACCTATGCAACGGAAGAGTTAGCCAACGTAGAGAACATCTCTAAGATTGCAAGCTTGGTACGATGGAGCGGTGTGTTCTTCTCCATGATCGTTATTGCAGCAATGTGGCTGTTGCTTAAGTTCATCAATTCGTTGGTGACCAGCTTTGGTAGCCAGTTTGTGCAATATAGAATGTTGCTACAAAAACTGCAGTCGTTTACTCAGTTCTTTATCTACGTAAGCACGGGTCTTATCGTGTTCATGATGAGTTTTAGAATTAACGACCAAATACTGGCTTTGATTGGGGGTACTCTTGCTGTTTCAGTAGGCTTTGCGCTTAAAGACTTGGCAGCATCATTTATCGCGGGTATCACGGTGATGATCGATAGACCCTTTCAAGTTGGTGATCGCGTCACGTTTGAAGGTAATTACGGCGACATAATTACGATTGGTTTGCGTTCTGTGCGCATGAGAACTTTGAATGATGACATCATCACAATTCCAAACAACAAGTTCTTAAATGAAGTCACTACCAGTGGTAACTATGGTGCGTTGGATATGCAGGTGGTGATTCCGTTTTACGTCGGAATGAATGAAGACATCACTCTAGCCCGTGACTTAATCCAAGAAGCGGCTTCTTCAAGTCGCTATATTCATTTACCTAAGCCGGTCACGGTTTTAGTAAAACAGACGATTACGGATAACTACTTAGCGATACAACTAACTTGTAAAGCTTACGTAGTGGACACCGCATATGAGAAGTTGTTTGAAACCGACATTACTTTGCGTGTAATGAAGGAGTTCAGAAAGCACAATATCAACCCTCCGAAAATTTCAGTGGCTGCGCATTAA
- a CDS encoding 4Fe-4S dicluster domain-containing protein yields MLKQLLEQATSNNAKARLYAFENTVELTNLIPPTVSYESGGNTLIIGPTAIIESAAAQLPQLTSLTLLSTDGEKGTNPELYFANSVQVSGFLGTFEVVIESKGTSSNLAKVAINHDCFDVVLDLCLNSCMTEEVPVPGYYPVGRGYPKLAEALEEIPTLMGTFDKPKFFRLDTDLCAHSSRGVKGCERCVDACPAGALSSEGSDKTGHKIEINPYLCQGVGTCATSCPTEAISYALPNPDDTQKFIERTLANYEQAGGLDPIVLICSSRHETYNVMALKALPDNVIPIVVEELPSIGIDTWFAALVNGATQVLFAASRFMPETIIRVLNNEVGIAQELLDQIGIPKETIDILYLESLREGPPTLCVDSFDLALGDLQGNKRQRLFTALDAMSTSRIPVENIVELPSNAPYGTVSCESKDCTLCMSCVAVCPTRALHTDGASPSLKFVEQDCIQCGLCEKACPENVLTLTPRMNWVKEERQKAVVIHEEKAAECVRCHKPFAPQSMIDMLQNKLRGHSHFSDEAAINRIAMCEDCRVVDMFDSMAQDPLKQLKY; encoded by the coding sequence ATGCTTAAACAATTATTAGAACAAGCAACTTCAAATAACGCTAAAGCAAGACTGTATGCCTTTGAAAATACAGTTGAGTTAACAAATCTGATTCCACCTACTGTTAGCTACGAAAGCGGCGGTAACACTCTTATTATTGGTCCAACTGCGATCATTGAAAGTGCTGCGGCTCAATTACCTCAATTAACGAGCCTAACCTTATTGTCAACAGACGGCGAAAAGGGCACAAACCCTGAACTGTATTTCGCGAATTCGGTTCAAGTATCCGGTTTCCTTGGCACGTTTGAAGTTGTGATCGAAAGTAAAGGCACATCGAGCAACCTAGCGAAAGTGGCCATTAATCACGATTGTTTCGATGTGGTTTTAGACCTTTGCCTGAATAGTTGCATGACAGAAGAAGTACCTGTACCGGGTTATTACCCAGTAGGGCGCGGTTATCCAAAACTGGCTGAAGCACTGGAAGAGATTCCAACGCTAATGGGCACATTTGATAAGCCTAAGTTCTTCCGTTTGGACACAGACCTATGTGCGCACAGTTCTCGTGGCGTAAAAGGCTGTGAGCGTTGTGTAGATGCTTGTCCTGCTGGCGCACTATCAAGTGAGGGCTCGGATAAGACGGGTCATAAGATCGAGATTAACCCTTACCTATGCCAAGGCGTGGGGACTTGTGCAACAAGCTGTCCGACAGAAGCAATCTCTTACGCATTGCCTAATCCCGACGATACTCAAAAATTCATTGAACGTACACTAGCTAACTACGAGCAAGCGGGCGGTCTGGATCCAATCGTGCTTATTTGTAGCTCACGTCATGAAACTTACAACGTGATGGCTCTTAAAGCGCTACCAGATAATGTGATTCCGATTGTTGTCGAAGAACTGCCTTCTATTGGTATCGATACTTGGTTTGCAGCTCTAGTAAATGGCGCGACTCAGGTTCTGTTTGCAGCTTCTCGTTTTATGCCAGAAACCATCATTCGCGTTCTTAATAACGAAGTAGGGATCGCTCAAGAGCTTCTTGACCAGATTGGTATTCCGAAAGAAACCATCGATATCCTTTACCTAGAATCGCTTCGCGAAGGTCCTCCGACACTATGTGTTGATTCATTCGACCTTGCACTTGGCGATCTTCAAGGCAATAAGCGTCAACGTTTGTTCACAGCACTTGATGCTATGTCTACGTCTCGTATTCCAGTTGAGAACATTGTTGAGCTTCCTTCGAATGCACCATACGGCACGGTTTCGTGTGAAAGCAAAGATTGTACTTTGTGTATGAGTTGTGTGGCTGTGTGTCCGACACGTGCTCTGCATACCGATGGCGCATCTCCATCGCTTAAGTTTGTCGAACAAGACTGTATTCAATGTGGTCTGTGTGAAAAAGCATGTCCTGAGAATGTTCTGACGCTAACGCCTCGTATGAATTGGGTGAAAGAAGAACGTCAGAAAGCGGTTGTGATTCATGAAGAGAAAGCAGCGGAATGTGTGCGTTGCCATAAACCATTCGCACCTCAATCTATGATTGACATGTTACAGAACAAGTTACGCGGTCACTCTCACTTTTCAGATGAAGCAGCGATTAATCGTATTGCGATGTGTGAAGACTGTCGTGTGGTGGATATGTTCGATTCAATGGCTCAAGACCCATTGAAACAATTGAAATACTAG